Below is a window of Staphylococcus succinus DNA.
TGATAAATGAGCCAATTTAACGACTTTTTACAATCTTTTGAGAATGATAAACATAAAGAAATTATGACAGACGTCTTAAAATGGGTTGTAGAAACATTTCCTGAACTTGAAACAACTATTAAATGGAATCAACCCATGTTTACACACCACGGCACTTTTATCATCGCATTCAGTAAATCCAAGCAACATTTTTCAATTGCCCCTGAAGCTAAATGTTTGAATG
It encodes the following:
- a CDS encoding iron chaperone, producing the protein MSQFNDFLQSFENDKHKEIMTDVLKWVVETFPELETTIKWNQPMFTHHGTFIIAFSKSKQHFSIAPEAKCLNAFNERINVAGYSQTNNLFRIKWTQEIDFNLLKDMIHYNIEDKVNCTTFWRS